The following are from one region of the Cystobacter ferrugineus genome:
- a CDS encoding DUF2795 domain-containing protein — translation MKQIHGDPGMDDLAGVLLALSQALRGAVFPLSRSQLVWLARENDAAASLLTRLNGLPEEVFASLAEVERALGVQAGEGTPAPVPSPLCPNPR, via the coding sequence ATGAAACAAATCCATGGGGATCCCGGGATGGATGACCTGGCCGGAGTGCTGCTGGCCCTTTCCCAGGCCCTGCGGGGCGCCGTCTTCCCCCTGTCCCGGTCGCAACTGGTGTGGCTGGCCCGGGAGAACGATGCCGCGGCGTCCCTGCTGACGCGCTTGAACGGCCTGCCGGAGGAGGTGTTCGCGTCCCTCGCCGAGGTGGAGCGCGCCCTGGGCGTGCAGGCAGGTGAAGGCACGCCCGCCCCCGTGCCCTCGCCGCTTTGTCCGAATCCGCGCTGA
- a CDS encoding sensor histidine kinase has protein sequence MNPSDLPAVLYVDDDALNLRVFEANFGQKFRIFRCSTPAEALTLLEQKRNEIGVILSDQRMPGMTGVELLERARSLAPDAKRMLVTAYSDMQAVIDAVNRGQVSRYFVKPWDRAEVLAALEDGLKIARLELRVREVEGRMMKAERLATLGQVTAGIAHELMGPVGYLSQNVASLRRDLECVVQYASKHLAADPAPDVASVLEDLPSLLQDLASGADHLRGVALGLRAQARGEDMEASAEVAEVVSFAVKLARAEVRDRARITTMGEPVKVTFGPVKLCQVLLNLIVNAAQAMEGTGRPGRIEVRWATRDQDVLLTVADNGCGIPQELQEKVFQPLFTTKPVGIGTGLGLSICKELVAQSGGAVRLSSKQGSGTEVELTLRRVPLP, from the coding sequence ATGAATCCGTCTGACCTCCCCGCCGTCCTCTACGTCGACGACGACGCGCTCAACCTGCGGGTGTTCGAGGCGAACTTCGGCCAGAAGTTCCGCATCTTCCGTTGCTCGACTCCCGCCGAGGCGCTGACGCTGCTCGAGCAGAAGCGCAACGAGATTGGCGTCATCCTGTCGGATCAACGCATGCCGGGAATGACGGGCGTGGAGCTGCTGGAGCGCGCGCGCTCGTTGGCGCCGGACGCCAAGCGCATGCTCGTCACGGCCTACTCGGACATGCAGGCGGTGATCGACGCGGTGAACCGCGGTCAGGTGAGCCGCTACTTCGTCAAGCCGTGGGATCGCGCCGAGGTGCTGGCCGCGCTCGAGGATGGGCTGAAGATCGCCCGGCTGGAGCTGCGCGTGCGCGAGGTGGAAGGGCGCATGATGAAGGCCGAGCGTCTGGCCACGCTGGGCCAGGTGACGGCGGGCATCGCGCACGAGCTGATGGGCCCGGTGGGCTACCTGTCGCAGAACGTGGCGTCGCTGCGCAGGGATTTGGAGTGCGTGGTGCAGTACGCCTCCAAGCACCTGGCGGCGGATCCCGCGCCGGACGTGGCCAGTGTGTTGGAGGACTTGCCCTCGCTGTTGCAGGACCTGGCCTCGGGCGCGGATCACCTGCGTGGGGTGGCGCTGGGCTTGAGGGCGCAGGCGCGCGGCGAGGACATGGAGGCCTCGGCGGAGGTGGCCGAGGTGGTGTCCTTCGCGGTGAAGCTGGCGCGCGCCGAGGTGCGCGATCGCGCCCGCATCACCACCATGGGCGAGCCGGTGAAGGTGACGTTCGGGCCGGTGAAGCTGTGCCAGGTGTTGCTCAACCTCATCGTCAACGCCGCGCAGGCCATGGAGGGCACGGGCCGGCCGGGTCGCATCGAGGTGCGCTGGGCGACGCGCGACCAGGACGTGCTGCTCACCGTGGCCGACAACGGGTGCGGCATCCCCCAGGAGCTTCAGGAGAAGGTCTTCCAGCCCTTGTTCACCACCAAGCCGGTGGGCATCGGCACGGGCCTTGGCCTGTCCATCTGCAAGGAACTGGTGGCGCAGTCCGGAGGCGCGGTGCGGTTGTCCTCGAAGCAGGGGTCGGGCACGGAAGTCGAGCTCACCCTCCGGCGAGTCCCGCTCCCCTGA
- a CDS encoding response regulator — MDLPFETDESSGGEGRGGTLASTVLVVDDEPVVRDVCARLLGREPDLVVTLAEDAEQALLLLDSQRFDVLITDKNLPGMGGVELIAEARARQPSLEAVMITGYSSSESVIAAFAAGASDYILKPFEDLRLVRAKVRAALERRAGRVKGREQARRVAREAAELLQAGGQASPQARQQMESQLRAYELASRMSPGGQVAVVGSPEALRTLLEEGLEAVALPPDSPALLGAAVVVLETGAPDWWDIAERLQTASPDVVLLAGPHADLADLLDAITLRLELVGFGSSSPRALPERVRMLLMRRNLQRAQANLAAALTAFRESLARGGA, encoded by the coding sequence ATGGACCTCCCCTTCGAGACGGATGAGAGCAGTGGAGGTGAGGGGCGTGGGGGAACCCTCGCTTCGACCGTGCTGGTGGTGGACGACGAGCCCGTGGTGCGCGATGTGTGTGCGCGTCTGCTGGGTCGAGAGCCGGACCTGGTGGTGACGCTGGCCGAGGACGCGGAGCAGGCGCTGCTGCTGCTCGACTCCCAGCGCTTCGACGTGCTCATCACCGACAAGAACCTGCCGGGCATGGGAGGCGTGGAGCTCATCGCCGAGGCCCGCGCGCGCCAGCCCTCGCTGGAGGCGGTGATGATCACCGGCTATTCCAGCTCCGAGTCGGTGATCGCCGCCTTCGCCGCGGGCGCCAGTGACTACATCCTCAAGCCCTTCGAGGACCTGCGCCTGGTGCGCGCCAAGGTGCGCGCCGCGCTGGAGCGCCGTGCGGGCCGGGTGAAGGGCCGGGAGCAGGCGCGGCGGGTGGCTCGGGAGGCCGCCGAGCTGCTGCAGGCGGGCGGGCAGGCCTCTCCCCAGGCGCGCCAGCAGATGGAGAGCCAGCTACGCGCGTATGAGCTCGCCAGCCGGATGTCGCCGGGAGGCCAGGTCGCGGTGGTGGGCAGCCCCGAGGCCCTGCGGACCCTGTTGGAAGAGGGCCTGGAGGCCGTGGCGCTGCCGCCGGACTCCCCGGCGCTCCTGGGCGCCGCCGTGGTGGTGCTGGAGACGGGGGCGCCGGACTGGTGGGACATCGCCGAGCGCCTCCAGACGGCTTCGCCGGACGTGGTGTTGCTCGCCGGCCCCCACGCGGACCTGGCGGACCTCCTGGATGCCATCACCCTGCGCCTGGAACTGGTGGGCTTTGGCTCCTCGTCGCCGCGGGCGCTGCCGGAGCGGGTGCGCATGTTGCTCATGCGCCGCAACCTGCAGCGTGCCCAGGCGAACCTGGCCGCGGCCCTGACGGCCTTCCGGGAGAGCCTCGCGCGGGGCGGTGCCTAG
- the gltX gene encoding glutamate--tRNA ligase: MASAPRVRFAPSPTGYLHIGGARTALFNYLYAKRYGGVFILRIEDTDQERSTPESVKAILDGLTWLGIDWDEGPGKEGPAGPYFQTQRLDLYKQYADQLIAEGKAYRCYCTREEIEARRAAVEKATGKPGTYKYEGTCRDRKDVPEGRPAVIRFKMPSQEGEVTFHDKALGPITKAYSDLDDWVMLRADGIPLYNYGCVIDDHTMDITLVGRGQEHVNSTFPQLMLYQALGWKPPEFAHFPLILGPDREKLSKRKHPEADVMLHKRNGILPEALLNFVVRLGWSHGNDEVISREQMVEWFDFDHVGTTSGVWNPEKLLWLNQQWLKLLAPAVVASTLADFLVAKGVQIKAGDPRLERVVLAFRERAKTQQEMADMALKYFQHGVTLEEKAAAKHLTAESKPLLAQVREQVATLPQWSVAALDDVVKKVSEQAAVGMGKVAQPVRVAVTGGTVSPGIGETLELLGREESLYRLDAALAHIG, encoded by the coding sequence ATGGCCTCCGCACCTCGCGTCCGATTCGCTCCGTCCCCCACCGGCTACCTGCACATCGGGGGCGCCCGTACCGCCCTGTTCAACTACCTCTACGCGAAGCGCTACGGTGGCGTGTTCATCCTGCGCATCGAGGACACCGACCAGGAGCGCTCCACCCCCGAGTCCGTCAAGGCCATCCTCGACGGCCTCACCTGGCTGGGCATCGACTGGGACGAGGGGCCCGGCAAGGAAGGACCCGCGGGCCCCTACTTCCAGACCCAGCGGCTGGACCTGTACAAGCAGTACGCGGACCAGCTCATCGCCGAGGGCAAGGCCTACCGCTGCTACTGCACCCGCGAGGAGATTGAAGCGCGCCGCGCCGCCGTCGAGAAGGCCACGGGCAAGCCGGGCACCTACAAGTACGAGGGTACCTGCCGCGATCGCAAGGACGTGCCCGAGGGCCGCCCCGCCGTCATCCGCTTCAAGATGCCCTCTCAGGAGGGCGAGGTGACGTTCCATGACAAGGCGCTCGGGCCCATCACCAAGGCGTACTCGGACCTGGATGACTGGGTGATGCTGCGCGCCGATGGCATCCCGCTCTACAACTACGGCTGCGTCATCGACGACCACACCATGGACATCACCCTGGTGGGCCGCGGGCAGGAGCACGTCAACTCCACCTTCCCGCAGCTCATGCTCTACCAGGCCCTCGGCTGGAAGCCGCCCGAGTTCGCCCACTTCCCGCTCATCCTCGGACCGGACCGCGAGAAGCTGTCCAAGCGCAAGCACCCCGAGGCGGACGTGATGCTGCACAAGCGCAACGGCATCCTGCCCGAGGCGCTGCTCAACTTCGTCGTGCGCCTGGGCTGGAGCCACGGCAACGACGAGGTCATCTCGCGCGAGCAGATGGTCGAGTGGTTCGACTTCGACCACGTGGGCACCACGTCCGGGGTGTGGAACCCGGAGAAGCTCCTGTGGCTCAACCAGCAGTGGCTCAAGCTGCTCGCCCCCGCGGTGGTGGCCTCGACGCTCGCGGACTTCCTGGTGGCCAAGGGGGTGCAGATCAAGGCGGGAGACCCCCGGCTGGAGCGCGTGGTGCTGGCCTTCCGCGAGCGCGCCAAGACCCAGCAGGAGATGGCCGACATGGCGCTCAAGTACTTCCAGCACGGCGTGACACTGGAGGAGAAGGCCGCGGCCAAGCACCTCACCGCCGAGTCCAAGCCCCTGCTCGCCCAGGTGCGCGAGCAGGTCGCCACGCTCCCCCAATGGAGCGTCGCCGCGCTGGACGACGTGGTGAAGAAGGTGAGCGAGCAGGCCGCGGTGGGCATGGGCAAGGTCGCCCAGCCGGTGCGCGTGGCGGTCACCGGCGGCACCGTGAGCCCGGGCATCGGCGAGACGCTCGAGCTCCTGGGGCGCGAGGAGTCCCTGTACCGCCTGGACGCGGCGCTCGCCCACATCGGCTAG